In Streptococcus respiraculi, one DNA window encodes the following:
- a CDS encoding alpha/beta hydrolase, producing the protein MSKIQATALIIQGNQDDVVPLPYAERAAESIPNAQLKVVDGANHIFSGQEITEVLMSIDDYLQNLLQNEISNK; encoded by the coding sequence ATGTCAAAAATTCAAGCAACTGCGCTGATTATCCAAGGAAATCAAGATGATGTTGTTCCTTTACCTTATGCTGAGAGAGCAGCAGAGAGCATACCGAATGCACAATTAAAGGTGGTAGACGGAGCAAACCATATCTTTAGTGGTCAGGAAATTACAGAGGTTTTGATGTCAATTGATGACTATTTGCAAAATCTCTTACAAAACGAGATAAGTAATAAATAA
- a CDS encoding alpha/beta hydrolase, whose amino-acid sequence MKRKFVILSMVSILGMGLLLSACSKQSISATSSSSHSSTRKSDAKSSSRKENAKTDKVTPSQEIVQEEVLIPRDKNQIYGRLFAPVGYQDKQLPMIIFSHGFNNTLEFVASYAEEFAHKGYLVYAFDFVGGSTQSRSGGSMLDMSVFTEQSDLQTVLNYWRNKDYVDTNAFILMGYSQGGVVSTLVAGENPQIKGLVTLNAAFVLFDDARELFKDTASIPDIYNHRGTNL is encoded by the coding sequence ATGAAGCGAAAATTTGTCATACTTTCTATGGTTTCCATACTTGGGATGGGGTTGCTACTGAGTGCTTGTAGCAAGCAATCTATTTCTGCTACTAGTTCATCCAGTCATTCCTCGACCAGGAAATCAGATGCTAAAAGTAGCTCAAGAAAAGAAAATGCCAAAACAGATAAGGTAACACCCAGTCAGGAAATTGTGCAGGAAGAAGTGCTCATTCCACGGGATAAGAATCAGATTTACGGTCGTCTGTTTGCGCCAGTAGGGTATCAAGACAAGCAGTTGCCTATGATTATTTTTTCACACGGCTTTAACAATACCTTGGAATTTGTCGCTTCCTATGCTGAAGAGTTTGCTCATAAGGGTTACTTGGTCTACGCTTTTGACTTTGTCGGCGGCAGCACTCAAAGTAGAAGTGGAGGCAGTATGCTGGATATGTCTGTCTTTACCGAGCAATCAGATTTGCAGACGGTGTTAAATTATTGGCGTAATAAGGACTATGTGGATACGAATGCATTCATTCTTATGGGTTATAGTCAGGGAGGTGTTGTATCAACCCTTGTAGCGGGTGAAAATCCGCAGATTAAGGGGCTTGTGACCTTAAATGCCGCTTTTGTATTGTTTGATGATGCACGGGAATTATTTAAAGATACAGCTAGCATTCCAGATATTTACAATCATAGAGGGACGAATCTTTGA
- the guaC gene encoding GMP reductase, with product MLNEFPIFDYEDIQLIPNKCIIKSRSEADTQVTLGNHTFKLPVVPANMQTIIDEKVAEQLAKDGYFYIMHRFDEAGRIPFIKRMHEQGLIASISVGVKEYEYEFVTQLKDDAPEYITIDIAHGHADSVIRMIQHIKKELPETFVIAGNVGTPEAVRELENAGADATKVGIGPGKVCITKVKTGFGTGGWQLAALRWCAKAARKPIIADGGIRTHGDIAKSIRFGASMVMIGSLFAGHIESPGKTVEVDGEQFKEYYGSASEYQKGAYKNVEGKKILLPAKGHLKDTLIEMEQDLQSSISYAGGKDISSLKHVDYVIVKNSIWNGDAH from the coding sequence ATGCTTAACGAATTCCCTATTTTTGACTATGAAGACATTCAATTGATTCCAAACAAATGTATCATTAAGAGCCGTTCAGAGGCGGATACTCAGGTGACTTTGGGCAATCATACTTTTAAACTACCTGTTGTGCCTGCAAACATGCAGACCATTATTGATGAAAAAGTTGCAGAACAATTGGCAAAAGATGGTTATTTTTATATCATGCACCGTTTTGATGAGGCTGGACGGATTCCATTCATCAAGCGTATGCATGAACAGGGCCTGATTGCTTCTATCTCAGTTGGTGTTAAAGAATACGAGTATGAGTTTGTAACCCAGTTGAAAGACGATGCACCAGAATATATTACCATTGATATTGCTCATGGTCATGCCGATAGTGTGATTCGAATGATTCAACATATCAAAAAAGAATTGCCAGAAACCTTTGTCATTGCAGGAAATGTTGGAACACCTGAGGCAGTTCGTGAATTAGAAAATGCGGGAGCAGATGCGACCAAGGTTGGGATTGGCCCAGGAAAAGTGTGTATCACCAAGGTGAAGACAGGTTTCGGTACTGGTGGTTGGCAATTAGCTGCCCTACGCTGGTGTGCCAAAGCTGCTCGTAAACCAATCATCGCAGATGGCGGTATTCGTACCCATGGCGATATTGCCAAATCCATTCGTTTTGGTGCAAGCATGGTCATGATTGGCTCACTCTTTGCAGGACATATTGAAAGCCCAGGAAAAACAGTCGAAGTTGACGGTGAGCAATTCAAGGAATACTACGGCTCTGCATCTGAGTACCAAAAAGGAGCTTATAAGAACGTAGAAGGCAAGAAAATTTTGCTGCCAGCTAAAGGACATTTGAAAGATACCTTGATTGAAATGGAACAAGACTTGCAAAGCTCGATTTCTTACGCAGGTGGAAAAGACATCTCAAGTCTCAAACATGTAGACTACGTCATCGTGAAAAATTCGATTTGGAATGGCGATGCCCACTAA
- the nth gene encoding endonuclease III — MVLSKKRARKVIEEIIALYPDAKPSLDFRNHFELLVAVMLSAQTTDAAVNKATPALFAALPTPEKMAAASESEIASYISRLGLYRNKAKFLKECAQQLLDRHAGVVPETREELEALSGVGRKTANVVMSVGFGIPAFAVDTHVGRICKHHDIVKKSATPLETEKRVMEVLPPELWLKAHQAMIYFGREVCHPKNPECSNYPQLYEFD; from the coding sequence ATGGTATTATCGAAAAAACGCGCTAGAAAAGTCATTGAAGAAATTATTGCCTTATATCCCGATGCCAAGCCTAGTCTAGATTTTCGGAATCATTTTGAACTGTTGGTGGCGGTCATGCTATCTGCTCAGACAACGGATGCAGCGGTCAATAAGGCGACTCCAGCTCTCTTTGCAGCACTCCCCACTCCTGAGAAAATGGCCGCAGCTAGCGAATCTGAAATAGCTAGTTATATTTCACGACTGGGGCTTTATCGCAATAAGGCAAAATTCCTTAAAGAATGCGCCCAGCAGTTGCTTGATAGACATGCTGGTGTGGTGCCAGAGACGAGAGAAGAGTTAGAAGCCTTGTCAGGCGTGGGACGCAAGACAGCAAATGTCGTCATGAGTGTTGGGTTTGGTATTCCAGCCTTTGCGGTTGACACCCATGTCGGTCGGATATGTAAACACCATGATATTGTTAAGAAATCAGCTACACCGCTTGAAACCGAAAAGCGTGTCATGGAAGTATTGCCACCAGAATTGTGGCTCAAAGCTCATCAGGCGATGATTTACTTTGGTCGTGAGGTGTGTCATCCTAAGAATCCCGAATGTTCTAACTACCCTCAGCTATATGAATTTGATTAA
- a CDS encoding ABC transporter substrate-binding protein yields the protein MKRLYSFLIGIVVIVLALFGISHKLESKSNEGTTEKLVIYNWGDYIDPDLLEKFTEETGIKVDYQTFDSNEAMYTKIQQGGTTYDLTIPSEYMISKMMDEHLLVKLDKKKIKGLENIDPKFLGLSFDKNNDYSIPYFWGTLGIVYNETMVEHPPREWEDLWSEEYRDNIMLVDGAREGMGIGLQTLGYSLNSRNKDELEKAADYLYELTPNIKAIVSDEIKGYMIQDAAAIAVSFSGEASEMLDGNENLHYVVPSKGSNLWFDNMVIPKTAKNIEGAYAFINFMLRPENAYQNALYIGYATPNTKAKEMLPDEVKNDKAFYPSEETLKNLEVYDNLGRKLLGDYNDLYLQFKMYRK from the coding sequence ATGAAACGATTATATTCTTTTTTAATCGGTATTGTCGTGATTGTTCTTGCTCTCTTTGGAATTAGCCACAAGCTAGAAAGTAAGTCCAACGAGGGAACAACCGAAAAATTAGTCATTTACAACTGGGGAGATTATATCGACCCTGACTTGCTAGAGAAATTTACAGAAGAGACAGGTATAAAAGTTGATTACCAGACCTTTGATTCGAACGAAGCTATGTACACCAAGATTCAGCAGGGTGGAACAACTTACGATTTGACCATTCCGTCTGAGTACATGATTTCTAAGATGATGGATGAACATCTGCTGGTCAAGCTCGACAAGAAAAAAATCAAGGGGCTTGAAAATATCGATCCGAAGTTTCTAGGCTTGAGCTTTGATAAAAACAATGATTACTCCATTCCTTATTTCTGGGGAACTCTAGGAATTGTCTACAATGAGACGATGGTCGAACATCCTCCTCGGGAATGGGAAGATTTATGGTCAGAAGAATACCGTGACAATATCATGTTGGTAGACGGTGCTCGTGAGGGAATGGGCATTGGTCTTCAGACCCTTGGCTACAGTCTTAATTCTCGTAACAAAGACGAGCTAGAAAAAGCAGCGGATTACTTGTACGAATTGACCCCTAACATCAAGGCGATTGTCTCTGATGAAATCAAAGGTTACATGATTCAAGATGCAGCGGCCATTGCCGTCAGTTTCTCTGGTGAAGCAAGTGAAATGCTAGACGGTAATGAGAACCTGCATTATGTTGTGCCCTCAAAAGGTTCAAATCTTTGGTTTGATAATATGGTCATTCCAAAAACTGCGAAAAATATTGAGGGTGCCTATGCTTTTATTAACTTTATGCTGCGTCCAGAAAATGCCTACCAGAATGCCTTGTATATCGGTTATGCAACACCTAATACCAAGGCCAAGGAAATGCTACCAGATGAAGTCAAAAACGATAAGGCCTTTTACCCTTCAGAAGAGACCTTGAAAAACCTAGAAGTCTACGATAACCTCGGTCGCAAACTCCTAGGTGACTACAACGATCTCTATCTACAATTTAAAATGTACCGCAAATAA
- a CDS encoding ABC transporter permease has translation MKKFGKVYLTITFLVLYLPIFYLITYAFNEGGDMNGFTGFTTEYFASMLGDSRLMLILAQTFLLAFLSSLIATIIGTFGAIYIYQSKQKWQNTLLSLNNILMVAPDVMIGASFLILFTVIGFQLGFVSVLLSHVAFSIPIVVLMVLPRLKEMNDDMVLAAYDLGASQFQMLKEIMLPYLTPAIIAGYFMAFTYSLDDFAVTFFVTGNGYSNLSVEIYSRARQGISLEINALSTLVFLFSILLVVGYYFISREKEAN, from the coding sequence ATGAAAAAATTTGGAAAAGTTTACCTCACCATTACCTTCCTTGTTTTGTATCTCCCGATTTTTTATCTGATTACCTATGCTTTTAATGAAGGCGGTGATATGAATGGATTTACGGGTTTCACTACGGAATATTTTGCCTCTATGTTAGGGGATAGCCGTTTAATGCTGATTTTAGCTCAGACCTTCCTACTAGCCTTTCTTAGTTCCTTGATTGCAACGATCATTGGAACGTTTGGAGCCATTTATATCTATCAAAGCAAACAAAAATGGCAGAACACCTTATTGTCCCTCAATAATATTCTGATGGTAGCACCAGATGTGATGATTGGGGCAAGCTTCCTGATTCTCTTTACCGTGATTGGCTTCCAACTTGGATTTGTCTCTGTTCTTTTGAGCCATGTGGCTTTTTCGATTCCAATCGTTGTTCTGATGGTTTTACCACGACTCAAGGAAATGAATGATGATATGGTGCTTGCAGCCTATGATTTGGGAGCTAGTCAATTCCAAATGCTCAAGGAAATCATGTTGCCGTATTTGACACCAGCCATTATCGCCGGCTACTTTATGGCCTTTACCTATTCATTAGATGATTTTGCCGTGACGTTCTTTGTAACAGGAAATGGCTATTCCAACCTTTCTGTTGAGATTTATTCACGTGCTCGTCAGGGAATTTCCCTTGAAATAAATGCCCTATCAACCCTAGTCTTTTTGTTTAGTATCTTATTGGTAGTGGGCTATTATTTTATTTCACGTGAAAAGGAGGCCAACTAA
- a CDS encoding ABC transporter permease produces the protein MKKTSSLFVLPYVLWIALFVLAPVVMIIYKSFLGIDGHFTFDNYYTYFNSPNMTYLRMSMNSILYAGIITLVTLVISYPTAFFLTQLKHKQLWLMLIILPTWVNLLLKAYAFIGIFGQHGSINQFLSFLGLGTQQILFTDFSFITVASYIEIPFMILPIFNALDDLDQNLIYASRDLGASSWQTFTKVIFPLSMNGVRSGVQAVFIPSLSLFMLTRLIGGNRVITLGTAIEQHFLTTQNQGMGSTVGVVLILAMLLTMWLTKERKK, from the coding sequence ATGAAGAAAACCTCTAGCTTATTCGTCCTTCCTTATGTCCTTTGGATTGCCTTGTTTGTTTTGGCGCCTGTTGTCATGATTATTTATAAATCATTTTTGGGGATTGATGGGCATTTTACCTTCGATAATTACTATACTTACTTTAACTCGCCCAATATGACCTATTTGCGGATGAGTATGAACTCGATTCTCTATGCAGGGATCATTACCCTTGTGACCTTAGTGATTAGCTATCCAACTGCCTTTTTTCTTACTCAGTTAAAACACAAGCAGCTCTGGTTGATGTTGATTATTTTACCGACTTGGGTGAATTTACTTTTGAAAGCCTATGCCTTTATCGGAATTTTTGGCCAACACGGGTCAATCAATCAATTTTTGAGTTTTTTAGGCTTGGGAACGCAGCAGATTCTCTTTACTGATTTTTCCTTTATCACAGTTGCTAGCTACATTGAAATTCCTTTTATGATTTTGCCAATTTTCAATGCTTTGGATGATTTAGATCAAAATCTCATCTATGCTAGTCGTGATTTGGGGGCTAGTTCTTGGCAAACCTTTACAAAAGTTATTTTTCCTCTCTCAATGAATGGTGTCAGAAGTGGGGTTCAAGCTGTCTTTATTCCAAGTTTGAGCTTGTTCATGCTGACCCGTTTGATTGGTGGTAATCGTGTCATTACACTTGGTACAGCGATTGAACAGCATTTCCTTACAACTCAAAATCAGGGAATGGGTTCAACCGTAGGTGTGGTCTTAATTTTGGCCATGCTTTTGACCATGTGGTTAACGAAAGAGAGGAAGAAATGA
- a CDS encoding ABC transporter ATP-binding protein has protein sequence MKKPIIEFKNVSKVFEDSGTVVLKDINFELEEGKFYTLLGASGSGKSTILNIIAGLLDATSGDIYLDGERINDVPTNKRDVHTVFQSYALFPHMTVFENVAFPLKLRKIPKEEIEQRVTEVLKMVRLAGYEKRPIQKLSGGQRQRVAIARAIINEPRVVLLDEPLSALDLKLRTDMQYELRELQQRLGITFVFVTHDQEEALAMSDWIFVMNEGEIVQSGTPVDIYDEPINHFVATFIGESNIISGRMIEDYLVEFNGKRFEAVDGGMKPNEHVQVVIRPEDLQITLPDEGKLKVKVDTQLFRGVHYEIIAYDDLGNEWMIHSTRKAIEGEVIGLDFEPEDIHIMRLNETEEEFDARIEEYVEVEEVEDGLINAIEEERNEENL, from the coding sequence TTGAAGAAACCAATTATCGAATTTAAGAACGTTTCAAAAGTATTTGAAGACAGTGGAACAGTCGTTTTAAAGGATATTAACTTTGAGCTAGAAGAAGGGAAGTTTTATACCCTTTTAGGTGCTTCTGGTTCGGGAAAATCAACGATTTTAAATATTATCGCTGGGCTCTTAGATGCCACTTCAGGTGATATTTATCTGGATGGTGAGCGAATCAACGATGTACCAACCAATAAACGTGATGTCCATACAGTTTTTCAGTCGTATGCGCTCTTTCCGCACATGACTGTATTTGAAAACGTGGCTTTTCCCCTTAAATTACGAAAAATCCCTAAGGAAGAAATCGAACAACGGGTAACAGAAGTCTTGAAAATGGTTCGTTTGGCAGGATATGAAAAACGCCCTATTCAAAAGTTATCTGGTGGGCAACGCCAACGGGTGGCTATTGCACGCGCTATTATCAATGAGCCACGAGTGGTCTTGCTAGATGAGCCCTTGTCAGCGCTTGACTTGAAATTGCGGACTGATATGCAGTATGAACTTCGTGAATTGCAGCAACGACTTGGTATTACCTTTGTCTTTGTCACGCACGATCAAGAAGAAGCGCTAGCCATGAGTGATTGGATTTTTGTCATGAATGAAGGCGAGATTGTCCAATCAGGGACACCGGTCGATATTTATGATGAGCCAATCAACCATTTTGTTGCGACCTTTATTGGAGAATCCAACATCATTTCTGGTCGCATGATTGAAGACTACTTGGTTGAATTTAACGGCAAACGGTTTGAGGCAGTTGACGGAGGAATGAAACCAAACGAACATGTTCAGGTAGTCATTCGTCCCGAAGACTTGCAAATTACCTTGCCAGATGAGGGCAAATTAAAGGTGAAAGTCGATACCCAGCTTTTCCGTGGTGTCCACTATGAGATTATCGCCTACGATGATTTAGGCAATGAATGGATGATTCACTCTACTCGTAAAGCCATTGAAGGAGAAGTGATCGGATTAGACTTTGAACCTGAAGATATTCATATCATGCGTCTTAACGAGACAGAAGAGGAGTTTGATGCTCGTATTGAAGAATATGTGGAGGTCGAAGAAGTCGAAGATGGCTTGATCAATGCCATTGAGGAGGAACGAAATGAAGAAAACCTCTAG
- the murB gene encoding UDP-N-acetylmuramate dehydrogenase, which yields MKEKIKQTLTEIDIRFDEPLKDYTYTKVGGKVDYLAFPRNRYELVRIVEFANQENIPWMVLGNSSNIIVRDGGIRGFVIRMDKLNSITVSGYTIEAEAGANLIQTTQVAAHHSLSGFEFACGIPGSVGGAVFMNAGAYGGEIAHILVSAQILTPKGYVETLDARELTFGYRSSILQENGAIVLSAKFALKPGNHTTIKQEMERLTHLRELKQPLEYPSCGSVFKRPMGHFAGQLIMEAGLKGHRIGGVEVSEKHAGFMVNVADGTAQDYEDLVAYVIEAVEKHSGITLEREVRILGDSLK from the coding sequence ATGAAAGAGAAAATAAAACAAACACTAACAGAAATAGATATTCGTTTCGATGAACCATTGAAAGATTATACCTACACCAAGGTTGGAGGTAAAGTGGATTATCTGGCCTTTCCTCGCAATCGTTATGAATTGGTGCGGATTGTTGAATTCGCCAATCAGGAAAACATTCCATGGATGGTACTGGGAAATTCCAGTAATATCATCGTGCGTGACGGTGGGATTCGAGGCTTTGTCATTCGTATGGACAAGCTCAACAGCATTACTGTATCGGGCTACACGATTGAAGCAGAAGCAGGAGCCAATCTAATCCAGACAACGCAGGTAGCTGCTCACCATTCTCTATCAGGTTTTGAATTTGCCTGCGGAATTCCAGGAAGCGTTGGTGGTGCCGTCTTTATGAATGCGGGTGCTTATGGTGGCGAAATTGCCCATATCCTAGTTTCGGCGCAGATTTTAACACCGAAAGGCTATGTGGAAACGCTGGACGCTCGTGAACTGACCTTTGGCTATCGTTCGTCCATTTTACAAGAGAATGGTGCGATTGTCCTGTCAGCAAAATTTGCTTTGAAACCTGGAAATCATACAACAATTAAACAAGAAATGGAACGTTTGACCCACCTACGGGAACTGAAACAGCCCTTGGAATATCCGTCTTGTGGCTCCGTTTTCAAACGCCCTATGGGTCACTTTGCAGGCCAGTTGATTATGGAAGCAGGCTTGAAAGGTCATCGTATCGGCGGTGTTGAAGTATCTGAAAAACATGCAGGATTTATGGTCAATGTCGCAGACGGAACTGCGCAAGATTACGAAGACTTAGTGGCCTATGTCATTGAAGCAGTCGAAAAGCACTCAGGAATTACACTCGAGCGTGAAGTACGGATTTTAGGTGATTCTTTAAAATAA
- the thrB gene encoding homoserine kinase — MKIIVPATSANIGPGFDSLGVALSKYLTIEVVKEQEEWFVEHDLEFVPSDKYNLLIKTALKVCPDLQPHHVRMLSDIPLARGLGSSSSVIVAGIELANQLADLQLSDDEKLHFATEIEGHPDNVAPAIFGNLVISSYVNKQVAKVMTDFPEASFIAFIPNYPLRTSESRGVLPTQFSAKKAVAASAIANVAIAALLTGDLVEAGKAIESDLFHEPFRQKLVQEFYPIRQLGRELGAYATYLSGAGPTIMVLAEKTKEVVIKEAIDALQLEGESFILAVDKQGVRVEN; from the coding sequence ATGAAAATTATTGTACCAGCAACCAGTGCCAATATCGGTCCAGGATTTGATTCTCTCGGTGTGGCCTTGTCTAAATATTTGACTATTGAAGTTGTGAAAGAGCAGGAAGAGTGGTTTGTTGAGCATGATTTAGAATTTGTGCCGTCAGACAAGTACAATCTTTTGATAAAGACAGCTCTAAAAGTATGTCCAGACTTGCAACCACATCATGTTCGTATGCTAAGCGACATTCCACTGGCGCGTGGGCTTGGTTCATCAAGTTCTGTTATTGTAGCAGGGATTGAGCTTGCCAATCAACTAGCGGATTTGCAGCTGAGCGACGATGAAAAATTGCATTTTGCAACGGAAATCGAGGGACATCCTGATAATGTAGCACCTGCGATTTTTGGAAATTTGGTCATCTCAAGTTATGTCAATAAACAGGTAGCGAAGGTTATGACTGATTTTCCAGAAGCAAGTTTCATCGCCTTCATTCCCAACTATCCGTTGCGGACAAGTGAAAGTCGTGGGGTCTTGCCGACACAATTTTCAGCTAAAAAGGCTGTTGCAGCAAGCGCTATTGCCAATGTCGCGATTGCAGCCTTGTTGACAGGAGACTTGGTCGAGGCTGGAAAAGCCATTGAATCAGATCTGTTCCACGAGCCCTTCCGTCAAAAATTGGTGCAGGAATTTTATCCAATCCGTCAATTAGGGCGGGAATTGGGAGCTTATGCGACCTATTTATCAGGAGCAGGGCCAACTATCATGGTCTTAGCAGAAAAGACCAAAGAAGTTGTGATTAAAGAAGCCATTGATGCCCTGCAACTAGAAGGTGAGAGCTTTATCTTGGCGGTAGATAAGCAAGGTGTACGGGTGGAAAACTAA
- a CDS encoding homoserine dehydrogenase has protein sequence MTVKIGLLGFGTVASGIPFLLKENTEKIQQAAQDDIEIAKVLVRDDVEKSRLEAAGHAYHFVTNVDEILADDEIQIVVELMGRIEPAKTFISRALEAGKHVVTANKDLLAVHGSELRKLAEEYGVALYYEAAVAGGIPILRTLSNSFVSDKVTRILGVLNGTSNFMMTKMVDEGWTYEEALKTAQELGYAESDPTNDVEGIDAAYKAVILSQFAFGMTIDFENVEHKGISTISPDDVAVAQELGYVIKLVGDIRETDSGLSAEVSPTFLPKNHPLASVNGVMNAVFVESIGIGQSMYYGPGAGQKPTAASVTADIIRIVRRLKDQTIGKAFNEFSRPLQLAAPADVRSEYYFSILAPDKNGTLLQLAEIFNAEEISFKQILQQASDGLQARLVVVTHSMSKTQLENVTAKLAEATDFKLQNTFKVLGE, from the coding sequence ATGACAGTAAAAATTGGATTATTAGGATTTGGTACAGTAGCAAGCGGTATTCCTTTTTTGTTGAAAGAAAACACAGAAAAGATCCAGCAAGCCGCCCAAGATGACATCGAAATTGCTAAGGTTTTGGTAAGGGATGATGTGGAAAAATCACGCTTGGAAGCAGCAGGACACGCATATCATTTTGTCACAAATGTCGATGAGATTTTAGCAGATGACGAGATTCAGATTGTCGTTGAGTTAATGGGGCGTATCGAGCCTGCTAAGACCTTTATCAGCCGTGCCTTAGAAGCAGGTAAGCACGTTGTGACAGCAAATAAAGACTTGCTCGCCGTACATGGAAGTGAGTTGCGCAAGCTTGCAGAAGAGTACGGTGTTGCGCTTTACTATGAAGCAGCCGTTGCAGGTGGTATTCCGATTTTGCGGACCTTGTCAAACTCATTTGTATCTGACAAAGTCACTCGTATCCTTGGAGTATTGAACGGAACTTCTAACTTCATGATGACCAAAATGGTTGATGAGGGCTGGACTTATGAGGAAGCCTTGAAAACGGCTCAGGAATTGGGCTATGCAGAGTCTGACCCGACTAATGACGTAGAGGGAATCGATGCTGCCTATAAGGCTGTTATTCTCAGTCAATTCGCCTTTGGGATGACCATTGATTTTGAAAATGTAGAACACAAGGGCATTTCAACGATTTCCCCAGACGATGTAGCGGTCGCACAAGAATTGGGTTACGTCATCAAATTGGTCGGAGATATTCGCGAGACAGATTCTGGCTTATCGGCGGAAGTCTCACCAACTTTCTTGCCGAAAAATCATCCATTAGCAAGCGTTAATGGTGTAATGAATGCGGTTTTTGTTGAGTCAATCGGTATCGGTCAGTCCATGTACTATGGACCAGGGGCTGGACAAAAACCGACCGCAGCAAGTGTTACAGCCGATATTATTCGCATTGTTCGCCGTTTGAAAGACCAGACAATCGGCAAGGCTTTCAATGAATTTTCTCGTCCGCTTCAACTGGCAGCGCCTGCTGATGTGCGTAGCGAATATTATTTCTCTATCCTAGCACCTGACAAAAATGGGACCTTGTTGCAATTAGCGGAGATTTTCAATGCAGAAGAAATTTCCTTCAAGCAAATTCTCCAACAGGCTTCTGACGGCCTGCAGGCACGTTTAGTCGTTGTCACTCATAGCATGAGCAAAACGCAATTGGAAAATGTCACGGCTAAGCTAGCAGAAGCAACAGACTTCAAGCTTCAAAATACATTCAAAGTGCTGGGAGAATAA
- a CDS encoding polysaccharide deacetylase family protein produces the protein MPAQRSRSTRNHKKRRNHTKGLWAAISTLLLILLAIVFYLNRDNILAVIQPSTRESQTVATKSAATSTSQGATRETSEASSLSSEDITWEKQAEPVKIPILMYHAVHVMAPEEAANANLIVDPTTFESHLKAFQEAGYYTLTPEETYKILTENVLPKGKKVVWLTFDDSLWDFYSIAYPLLKQYNMKATNNVITGVTDTQPDHLTLEQIKEMRDNGMSFQSHTVNHPDLEYSSLEAQNTELKDSKSYLDQELNQDTIAIAYPAGRYSDQTIKTVEEAQYKLGVTTNEGLASAANGLLTLNRVRILPVTTAEGLLQTIGQ, from the coding sequence ATGCCAGCACAAAGAAGTCGTTCGACTCGAAACCACAAAAAACGCCGCAACCATACAAAAGGTCTATGGGCTGCAATCAGTACCTTACTACTCATTCTACTGGCTATCGTTTTTTATCTCAATCGTGACAACATTCTAGCAGTTATACAGCCAAGCACTCGAGAAAGCCAAACAGTAGCTACAAAGTCAGCTGCCACATCCACTAGCCAAGGAGCAACTAGAGAGACAAGTGAAGCAAGTTCGTTAAGTAGTGAGGACATTACCTGGGAAAAACAAGCCGAACCTGTCAAAATTCCCATACTCATGTACCACGCTGTCCATGTCATGGCGCCTGAAGAGGCTGCCAACGCCAACCTGATTGTTGATCCGACGACATTTGAAAGTCATCTCAAGGCCTTTCAAGAAGCAGGCTACTACACACTTACTCCTGAAGAAACCTATAAAATCTTGACCGAAAATGTATTACCAAAGGGCAAAAAAGTCGTTTGGCTCACCTTTGATGATAGCTTGTGGGATTTCTACAGCATTGCTTATCCACTGCTCAAGCAATACAACATGAAAGCAACCAATAATGTCATCACAGGGGTGACCGACACCCAGCCAGACCATCTGACCTTGGAACAAATCAAAGAAATGCGAGACAATGGCATGTCCTTCCAGAGCCATACCGTCAATCACCCGGATTTGGAATATAGCTCGCTAGAAGCTCAAAATACGGAACTAAAAGATTCCAAGTCCTACCTTGACCAAGAGCTCAATCAAGACACCATCGCAATCGCCTACCCCGCAGGTCGCTATTCTGATCAGACTATCAAAACGGTCGAAGAAGCTCAGTACAAACTCGGGGTAACCACCAACGAAGGACTTGCTTCTGCGGCAAATGGTCTCCTCACCCTCAACCGCGTCCGCATCCTCCCTGTCACAACGGCCGAAGGACTGCTACAGACGATTGGGCAATAA